A genome region from Anastrepha ludens isolate Willacy chromosome 3, idAnaLude1.1, whole genome shotgun sequence includes the following:
- the LOC128859087 gene encoding ribosomal protein 63, mitochondrial, giving the protein MQLTLINFFKKTVPGHIFRGKRRLIKPVSKRAMDTLQRDYERQEQNMLWLRHPYLTVEESSGHAKELGKTQAKLAMWNDRQTLGKLKPHITIEERLAHLKVKEAWE; this is encoded by the exons ATGCAGTTGAcgttaattaacttttttaagaaaactgtGCCAGGACACATTTTCCGAGGTAAGCGGCGACTTATAAAACCCGTCAGTAAGCGTGCAATGGACACGCTACAACGCGATTATGAAAGACAAGAGCAAAATATGTTATGGTTGCGACATCCTTACTTGACAGTT GAGGAATCGTCAGGTCATGCTAAGGAGCTGGGGAAGACACAAGCTAAACTTGCGATGTGGAACGATAGACAGACTCTAGGGAAATTGAAACCACACATAACGATTGAAGAGCGACTGGCAcatttaaaagtaaaagaagCCTGGGAGTAA
- the LOC128859086 gene encoding vacuolar protein sorting-associated protein 26, translating into MNFLGFGQSAEIDIVFDGAENRKTAEVKGEDGKIEKMLLYYDGETVSGKVNVTLKKPGSKLEHQGIKIDFIGQIELFYDRGNHHEFKCITKALARPGDLIQNHSYPFDFQNVEKQFEVYAGSNVRLRYFLRATIVRRISDITREVDIAVHTLCSYPEMNNPIKMEVGIEDCLHIEFEYNKSKYHLKDTIIGKIYFLLVRIKIKHMEIAIIKRESTGTGPNMFTENETIAKYEIMDGAPVKGESIPIRVFLAGYNLTPTMRDINKKFSVKYFLNLVLMDTEDRRYFKQQEITLWRKADIPRYHNQGQQQHTSMVHSHHPQHAPAHLVGGPPAPTMTSVGSGTTATGMDSDSSATGTAPESKMGLFTRESPNQEFIQQVDSLPTSPTTPPPVERGIGDGAAATNTSPVMLSTTPPPLSPVSATAAALGANPDNDDFVGAETRPIIAAAAPVEVTPDTDDGMTNVSLAPTDIDIDVASAKPDANEVEKTLETKKRETAAPLIAD; encoded by the exons ATGAACTTTCTCGGATTTGGTCAATCGGCCGAGATCGATATCGTTTTTGATGGAGCGGAAAACAGGAAAACTGCCGAGGTCAAGGGAGAAgatggaaaaattgaaaaaatgctgTTGTATTATGACGGTGAAACTGTGTCGGGCAAG GTTAATGTGACACTCAAGAAACCTGGCAGTAAACTGGAGCATCAGGGCATAAAAATCGATTTCATTGGCCAGATAGAGCTATTTTATGATCGTGGCAATCACCATGAATTCAAATGTATCACTAAGGCCTTGGCCCGCCCCGGTGATCTTATACAAAACCACAGTTACCCATTCGATtttcaaaatgttgaaaagCAATTCGAGGTTTATGCTGGTTCAAATGTACGCTTGCGTTATTTCTTGCGTGCAACCATTGTTCGTCGCATCAGTGATATTACGCGTGAAGTGGACATTGCTGTTCATACGCTTTGCAGTTATCCAGAGATGAATAATCCTATAAAAATGGAGGTAGGCATAGAGGATTGCCTTCACATCGAGTTCGAatacaataaaagtaaataccATTTGAAAGATACAATAATCGGTAAGATATATTTCTTGTTGGTAcgcattaaaataaaacatatggaAATTGCAATTATTAAACGCGAGTCCACTGGCACTGGACCGAATATGTTCACTGAAAATGAAACAATCGCCAAATACGAGATAATGGATGGTGCACCGGTGAAGGGCGAGAGCATACCAATCCGCGTATTCCTAGCCGGTTACAATTTAACACCGACTATGCGCGATATCAACAAAAAATTCTCGGTAAAGTACTTCCTAAATTTGGTGTTGATGGACACTGAGGATCGTCGTTACTTCAAGCAACAGGAGATAACGCTCTGGCGCAAAGCAGACATACCGCGTTACCACAACCAAGGCCAACAACAACACACGAGTATGGTGCACTCTCATCACCCGCAACATGCGCCTGCACATCTGGTTGGTGGGCCTCCAGCGCCCACAATGACCAGTGTTGGGAGTGGAACCACTGCAACTGGAATGGATAGTGATTCAAGCGCTACAGGCACTGCGCCTGAGAGTAAGATGGGCTTGTTCACACGTGAAAGCCCAAATCAAGAATTCATTCAACAAGTGGATTCATTGCCCACTTCACCAACAACACCACCTCCTGTGGAACGTGGCATTGGTGATGGTGCAGCCGCAACCAACACTTCGCCTGTTATGTTATCTACTACACCACCGCCATTGTCACCAGtgtcagcaacagcagcagcgctTGGTGCAAATCCCGATAATGATGATTTTGTGGGTGCCGAAACGCGACCGATAATAGCGGCTGCAGCGCCAGTGGAAGTAACACCAGACACTGATGATGGCATGACAAATGTGTCGCTTGCACCCACCGATATAGATATTGATGTGGCTTCTGCAAAACCAGATGCAAATGAAGTTGAGAAGACGCTTGAAACAAAAAAGCGTGAAACAGCCGCACCACTCATTGCGGATTGA